CTGCCGAAATGCTGCGAACCCGCGGTTTCAGCGACGAGGTCGGCTACATTGCAGGAGATCCTGCGAACGTCAGCCGATCGGGCGGCGAGGCACGCGACCTGTCATTTTTTATACAAGATAATTGGAAAGCTCTGCCGAAATTTTCTCTCAATCTCTCCGCACGCATCGATGCGCGGCAAAATTCTGACGGCATCGCGACGACGCGAACCATCGCAACCGGCAATGTCACAGAGACGCGTTTTCCCGACCGCAGCGATACATCATTCAGCCCGCGCATTGCCGCCGTTTTCGACATCAATGATGCCGCGGCTGTTTATGCGTCATACGCACGGTCGTTTCGAGCACCGTCGCTGAACGAGCTTTACCGCGGCTTTCGCGTCGGCAACATTGTGACGGAAGCAAACGCGTTCCTAACGCCTGAGCGTGCGAACACGTTCGAGGCCGGCGGCAGCTATTCGCTGACAAACCCGACGCTGATACTGCGTGCGAGCGTCTATTCGACGCGCGTCATCGATCCCGTCGTCAGCATAACGACGTCGTCCACGCCGACGCTCATCACGCGGCAGCGGCGGAATGTCGGTTCGACGCTGAGCCGCGGTTTCGAGGCGGATATGCAGTTTTGGCCGATGGCGAAACTGAAACTAAACGCGGGCTATCTCTTCGTAGATGCAAAGATCAGCAGCTTTCCCGCCGATCCGGCACTCGTCGGCAACGCTCTGCCGCAGGTCGCCCGCCACAGTTTTACCGCACAGGCTCGATACGACATCGGCAGACGCTGGAACGTATCGACGCAGCTACGAGCTTCGTCGTCGCAATTTGAGGACGACCGAAACACGCTGCTGCTCAGAAAATATTTCACCGCCGACGCCCGTGCCGCGCATAAATTCTCTGACGCCGTCGAGGCGTTACTCGCTATCGAGAACCTTTTCAATTCACGCTATGACATCGGCCGAACGCCCGTCCGCACGATCGCCGCACCGCGTTCCGTCCGCCTCGGCTTGCGTATCAATTTACCCAAGCGATAGATTAGGAGTTTGCGATTTGAGCCACAGAGAGCACCGAGGTCTCCGAGGGTGACTGATCAGTATCAAGATTCCTCAGTGACCTCTGTGTTCTCTGTGGCAATAGTTTTTTTATGACCGAACCGAACAAGATCATCTTTTCGATGGTCAAAGTATCAAAGTTTTACGACAAAAAGCCCGTTCTGAAGGACATTTATCTGTCTTTCTTCTACGGTGCAAAGATCGGCGTTTTGGGCCTGAACGGTGCAGGCAAATCGAGCCTGCTGCGGATCATCGCCGGCACTGACAAGGAGTTCAACGGCGAGGTCGTTTTTTCAAAAGGCTATTCGGTCGGCTATCTCGAACAGGAGCCAAAGCTCGACGAATCGAAGACCGTCCAGCAGATCGTTGAAGAGACCGTTCAATCGACCGTCGATCTGCTGAAGGAATACGAGGAAATTAACGCGAAATTTGCCGAGCCGATGGACGACGACGCGATGAACGCGCTGATCGAACGCCAGGGCGAGGTTCAGGAAAAGCTCGACGCGGCGGATGCTTGGGACCTAGATTCGCGGCTCGAGATGGCGATGGACGCGCTTCGATGTCCGCCGCCGGATACGCCGATCAAGAACCTTTCGGGCGGTGAAAAACGCCGTGTCGCTCTGTGCCGTCTGCTGCTGCAAAAGCCCGACATCCTGTTGCTCGACGAGCCGACGAACCACCTCGACGCCGAGACGGTCGCGTGGCTCGAACAGCACCTGCAGCGTTACGAAGGCACGATCATCGCCGTAACGCACGACCGCTATTTCCTCGACAATATCGCCGGCTGGATACTCGAACTTGACCGAGGCGAAGGCATCCCGTTCAAGGGAAATTACTCGTCCTGGCTCGAACAGAAACAGGCACGGCTCGCTCAGGAACAGAAGTCTGAGGACAAGCGTGCCAAGACGCTCGAACGCGAGCTCGAATGGATCCGTATGTCGCCGAAAGGGCGTCATGCGAAATCGAAAGCGCGCATTAACGACTACGAAAAGCTCGTCGCGACCGAATCCGAAAAACGCAGCGAGGAGCTCGAGATCTTCATTCCGCCCGGCGAACGTTTGGGCGATACGGTCATCGAGGCGCACGGCGTTTCGAAAGCATACGGCGACAAACTGCTTTTCGAGAACCTCGAATTCTCGCTGCCGCCGGGCGGCATCGTCGGCGTGATCGGCCCCAACGGCGCCGGCAAGACGACGCTGTTTCGGCTCATCACGGGACAAGACCAGCCCGACAGCGGCACGTTCAAGGTCGGACCGACCGTGAAGCTCGGCTACGTCGATCAGTCGCGTGATTCGCTTGCGGACGATAAGACAGTTTGGGACGAGATATCTGACGGGCTCGATATCATTCAGCTCGGCAAGCGCGAGGTGAATTCGCGGGCGTATGTTTCGCGGTTCAATTTTTCAGGCTCTGATCAGCAAAAGCGCGTCGGCCAGCTTTCGGGCGGCGAACGCAACCGCGTGCATCTCGCCAAGATGCTGAAATCGGGTGCCAACGTCATTCTGCTCGACGAGCCGACGAACGATCTGGACGTGAACACGATGCGTGCGCTCGAAGAGGCTCTGGAGAACTTCGCGGGCTGCGCCGTCGTAATATCACACGACCGCTGGTTCCTCGACCGCATCGCGACGCACATCTTGGCGTTCGAGGGCGACAGCCATGTTGAATATTTTGACGGCAATTACAGCGAGTACGAGGCCGATCGCAAACGCCGTCTCGGCCACGACGCGGATCAGCCGCACCGCATCAAATACCGAAGTTTGACGCGTGCGTAGATCTCTTCAGTGGATAGTGACAAGTTGATAGTGGATAGTTACAAATCGTCACTTCACCTTAAAACTATCTACTGAAGTTTTTGGATCTCCCCGGATTCAAAATGCACTTTTTTATACGACTTACGATCTCGTGCGCATTTGCCGGAGTTATAGCGGCGTGCGGCGGCAAGGTCGAAACACCGCAAAATATCGAAGCGACGGCGCAATTGCCGCCGCTTTCATCGCCTTCGCCGACGCCGACCCCGGAAACTCCCGATCTGCAGGCTGAATTGACCGACAGCAAATACGCCGAGACGTCGTCGCCGATCGGCAAATTCGATTTCCGCAATTTCAAATACGAGCTTCCACGCGGTTGGCAAAATCCTGATGGCACGACGGACATAGAACTTCAAAACGGGAAGGCAGAGCCTGTCGCAAAAGACCTGGCCCCGAGCAATGTCGAAGCCGCGGAGATCGCAGATAAGAGCCGGCAGCGTATCGGTATGTCGCTCGTTTCTGTGAAATATTTCGATGCCACCGGCGACGGAAATGATGAGGCAGTCGTCGTGCTCAAGATCGAAACAGGCGGAGCCGCCATTCCGCAGATCGTTTACGTTTTCGGGTGGAAAGATGAAAAGCCGGAGCTTTTGTGGCATTTTCGCACAGGCGACCGGGCCGAAGGCGGCTTGAAATGCCTTGCTCCGAAAGACGGCATGCTCGCCGTCGAGCTTTACGGGCAGGACCGCTTCATTCTCGGTCAGATCGAAACCGGCCGCATCGAGGACGACCGTCCGCAGATCTGCTGCCCGACGCACTACACGCGTTCCGTTTATAAATGGAACGGCAAAAATTTCCTGATTCAGGGCAAACGTCTTACATTTCCTATCGACGACCCCGCCGCACTGCCCGTTGAGAACATGGGCGAAAAGGTATCGCAAAAGAAGAAATAAGAGTAAACTGCGACTTGAGTTTATTCGTAAGAGGTTTCAGTATGGGCAACTCAAAACGTCTTATTTTCTTGATCGCCGCGGCAGCTGTGCTGCTGGCGATACCGGCGATCGCGATGATATTCACCGCTGAAGTGAATTGGACAGCGTTGGATTTCGTGGTCGGCGGCGTACTGTTGTTTGGAACGGGAATCCTCTGTGAGCTTGCGTTGCGGCTGCTGCAAAAGACATCGCACCGCATGATAGCATGCGCCGTGATACTGCTGGCGTTGTTCATCATTTGGGCAGAGCTCGCTGTGGGAATCGTCGGAACGCCATTCGCCGGTAGTTAAGGAACGAATTCAGATCTCAACCAATTTATCGATAGTATATCCGCTCGCTGTTATAATGACGGTGAATGCGCGACCTTATCCGCGAATACATCACATACGCCCGCGTTGAAAAGGGCCTCGCCGCGAATTCGCTCAACGCCTACGAGGCGGATCTGCGGCGGTTCGAGCGTTGGGCGGAAGATTGCGGCATCGCTCTGACGGCGATGACGCGCGTTGACCTGCGCGAATGGCTCATGGACCTGGCGGCGAGAGGTTTGGCGGTGAATTCGCGTCGGCGAATGATCAGCAGCGTTCGGCGTTTTTATGCTTTTCTGCTTGCCGAGGAGCATATCACTGCCGATCCCGCAGACGACCTTACCTCGCCGCAGCAGGGCGTTCATCTGCCGAAATTCCTAAACACGACTGAGATCGAAATGCTGTTCGCTGTGCCGGACGTTTCGACTCTTTCAGGCCTGCGCGATCGTGCCATTCTTGAGCTGATGTATGCCTGCGGCCTGCGTGTTTCTGAGGTGGTCGATCTGCGAATCCAAGATATCGACATAGACGGCGGCATTTTGACCGCAACGGGAAAAGGCTCGAAAACACGCAAAATTCCCGTCGGCACGTCCGCCGCCGAATGGGTGAAAAGCTATCTCGCGGCACGGCGAAAGGCCGGCAACAACAGCGTTGACGTCAGTCCGCAGCTTTTCGTTTCAGAACGTGGAGCACCGCTGACGCGCCAGCATATCTATCTGATGATCAGCGAATACGCTGAAAAATGCGGGCTCGAAGGCGTTTCGCCGCACACGCTGCGGCATTCTTTCGCGACGCATCTCGTCCAAAACCGCGCCGACATACGCAGCGTCCAACAGATGCTCGGCCACGCCGACATTTCCACCACGCAGATCTACACGCACATCACCGGCGCACACCTGAAAAAGGCATACGAGGATTTTCATCCGCGCTCGAAGAAGTCATAGAGCCCGCGATCATGCTAAAATTGTGGTTCCATACAATTTTATGCATGACGAGATAAAACTTCCTGACGAACGGGAGCTTTTGGGTGAAGGCTCGCGGCGAGATTTCCTGAAAAGGTCTGCACTTGCGGGCATCGGTGCGGCGGCGATAACGCTGATGGATGTCGTTCCCGCAGTTGCCAGCGAACCTGCGGTCGAGGGCGGCATCGCGGTCGAAAAGCTCACCGTAAAGCTCAGCATCAACGGCAAAGAACACAGCTTGCCCATTGATACGCGGACATCGCTGCTCGACGCCATGCGTGAACAGCTTGAGCTGACGGGCTCGAAAAAAGGCTGCGATCACGGCCAATGCGGTGCGTGTACGGTCATCATCGACGGGCGCCGGGAGCTTTCGTGCTTGACGCTTGCCGCAATGTGCGGCGAACGCCGCGTTACGACCATCGAAGGACTCGCCGACGGCGAAAAACTGCATCCGATGCAGGC
This sequence is a window from Acidobacteriota bacterium. Protein-coding genes within it:
- the xerD gene encoding site-specific tyrosine recombinase XerD gives rise to the protein MRDLIREYITYARVEKGLAANSLNAYEADLRRFERWAEDCGIALTAMTRVDLREWLMDLAARGLAVNSRRRMISSVRRFYAFLLAEEHITADPADDLTSPQQGVHLPKFLNTTEIEMLFAVPDVSTLSGLRDRAILELMYACGLRVSEVVDLRIQDIDIDGGILTATGKGSKTRKIPVGTSAAEWVKSYLAARRKAGNNSVDVSPQLFVSERGAPLTRQHIYLMISEYAEKCGLEGVSPHTLRHSFATHLVQNRADIRSVQQMLGHADISTTQIYTHITGAHLKKAYEDFHPRSKKS
- the ettA gene encoding energy-dependent translational throttle protein EttA, giving the protein MTEPNKIIFSMVKVSKFYDKKPVLKDIYLSFFYGAKIGVLGLNGAGKSSLLRIIAGTDKEFNGEVVFSKGYSVGYLEQEPKLDESKTVQQIVEETVQSTVDLLKEYEEINAKFAEPMDDDAMNALIERQGEVQEKLDAADAWDLDSRLEMAMDALRCPPPDTPIKNLSGGEKRRVALCRLLLQKPDILLLDEPTNHLDAETVAWLEQHLQRYEGTIIAVTHDRYFLDNIAGWILELDRGEGIPFKGNYSSWLEQKQARLAQEQKSEDKRAKTLERELEWIRMSPKGRHAKSKARINDYEKLVATESEKRSEELEIFIPPGERLGDTVIEAHGVSKAYGDKLLFENLEFSLPPGGIVGVIGPNGAGKTTLFRLITGQDQPDSGTFKVGPTVKLGYVDQSRDSLADDKTVWDEISDGLDIIQLGKREVNSRAYVSRFNFSGSDQQKRVGQLSGGERNRVHLAKMLKSGANVILLDEPTNDLDVNTMRALEEALENFAGCAVVISHDRWFLDRIATHILAFEGDSHVEYFDGNYSEYEADRKRRLGHDADQPHRIKYRSLTRA
- a CDS encoding 2Fe-2S iron-sulfur cluster binding domain-containing protein, coding for MHDEIKLPDERELLGEGSRRDFLKRSALAGIGAAAITLMDVVPAVASEPAVEGGIAVEKLTVKLSINGKEHSLPIDTRTSLLDAMREQLELTGSKKGCDHGQCGACTVIIDGRRELSCLTLAAMCGERRVTTIEGLADGEKLHPMQAAFVEFDGLQCGYCTPGQICSAVAMLDEAKRGDVSYATENLAAGSPKLTKAEIKERMSGNICRCGAYPNIVAAIEEVHAGGAK